In Gemmobacter sp., the sequence CGGCTGGGCGCATCTGGGCGCCGGCAGCATGGGCCCGGCGCTGGAGGAATTCGACAAGCTGTCCAAGGCCCAGGGGCTGGAGGTGTTCGGTCTTTATCACAAGGCGCTCGCCCTGGGCATGGCCGGCGATTTCGAAGGCGCCGAGGCGCTGTTCGCCGATCCCAAGAACCCGCTGATGAGCATGCGCCGCGCGGTCTTTGCCCATGCGCAGGTGCTGTCGCAGCTGGACCGCGATCAGGCGGCGCTGGCCCGGCTGGACGACCTGTTCGGCGCTGCCTCGACCGACCCGGAACTGGATGCCCTGCGCGCCGCGCTGCAATCCGACAAGCCGGTGCCGTTCGAGGCCGTGCGCAACGTGCGCGATGGCATGGCCGAAGTGTTCTACGTGCTGGCCGTGGTGTTCCAGGGCGAGGCGCCCGACTTGCAGACCCTGGCCCATTCCCGCATGGCCGAATTCCTGCGCCCCGATCATGTCGATGCGGTGCTGCTGTCGGCTGCCACGCTGGAATCGCTGGATCAGGAAGAACTGGCGATCGCCACCTATGACAAGATCGGTCCTGCCAGCCCCACCCGTCTGGCAGCGGTCAGCGGCCAGGTGCAGGCGCTTTACAAGCTGGACCGCAAGGACGAGGCGATCCGCGCCGCCGAGGATCTGGTGCGCAGCCACGGGCAATACCTGTCCACCCATGTGGCCTTGGGCGACCTGCTGCGCCGCGAGGAACGCAACACCGACGCCGCCGAGGCCTATGGCCGCGCCATCACCCTGGTGAAACAGCCCGATGACCGGCACTGGGGCCTGTTCTATTCCCGCGGCATCGCCTGGGAACAGGCGAAACAATGGGACAAGGCCGAACCCGATTTCCGCAAGGCGCTGGAATTGCAGCCCGAACAGCCGCAGGTGCTGAACTACCTTGGCTATTCGCTGCTGGACCGGAACGAAAAAATCCCCGAGGCGCTTGGCATGATCGAACGTGCCGTCGCCCAGCGGCCCGAAGATGGCTACATCATCGATTCGCTCGCCTGGGGCTATTTCCTGACCGGGCGCTACCCCGAGGCGGTGACCCAGATGGAACGCGCCTCGCTGCTGATGCCGGTGGATCCCATCGTCACCGACCATCTGGGCGATGTCTACTGGGCCGTCGGCCGCCTGAACGAGGCGCGCTTCCAGTGGCACCGCGCCCTGTCCTTCAAGCCCACCGACAAGGATGCCACGCGGATCCGGCGCAAGCTGGATCTGGGCCTTGATGCCGTGCTGGCCGAAGAAGGGCTGCCCGCGCTGGCCGACCGCGGCAAGAAATGATCCTGACGGTTCCAGCGCCGGCCAAGATCAACCTGGCGCTGCATGTCACCGGCCGGCGGGCCGATGGCTATCACCTGCTGGACAGTCTGGTCACCTTTGCCGGGGTGGGCGATGTGGTGACCGTCTCCCCCGCCCCCGTGGTGTCGCTGGAGATCACCGGGCCGGAAGGGAACGGGCTTGGCGCCGGCCCCGACAATCTGGTCCTGCGTGCGGCGGCTGTCTTTGACCCGCCGGGGCAGGGCGCCCGGATCACGCTGGACAAGCGGCTGCCGGTGGCCTCGGGCATCGGCGGCGGATCGGCCGATGCGGCGGCGGCGATCAGCGGGCTGGCGCAGCTGTGGGGCAGGCCGCTGCCAGATCAGGGCAAGGTGCTGGCGCTGGGGGCCGATGTGCCGGTCTGCCTGCACGGCCAAACCTGCCGGATGCAGGGCGTTGGCGAACGGCTGTCGCCGGTGCCGCCCTTGCCGCCGGTCTGGGCCGTGCTGGCCAACCCGCGCGTGCCGGTGGCCACCCCGGCCGTGTTCCGCGCCGTGACCGCGCGCGACAACCCGCCCCTGCCGGAGACCCTGCCGCGGCTGCCCGATGCTGCCGCGCTGGCCGCCTGGCTGACAACCCGGCGCAATGATCTGCAAGCCGCCGCCATCACCGTTGCCCCGCCCATCGCCGCCACATTGGCTGCGCTGTCGGCCCTGCCGGGCGCGCTGATCGCGCGCATGTCGGGGTCGGGCGCCACCTGCTTTGCCCTGTTCGCCACCCCTGCGCAGGCCGCCGAGGCCGCCGACCGGCTGCACCGCGCCGCGCCCGGCTGGTGGGTCGCCGCCGCCGCGCTTGGCGATGCCGCAAGCGTGCTTCCGGCGCCCCATTCGCTCTGATCCAAATATCCCCGCCGGAGGCATCCACCGCCCCCGGCCAGGCGCACCGCCGGATCAGTGCAGCATCAGCACCGTTTCGATCTTCACATCGCCAAAGCCGTTGAACCGGGTGTTGGTCGCCACGGAATAGGCGCCCATGCCGTGGAACAGCACGTAATCGCCTTCGGCAATGTCGCCGGGCAGGTCCAGTTCTCCCGGCAGGCGGTCCACCGAATCGCAGGTCGGGCCGAACACGATGCGCGGGATCGGCGCGCCGGTGCGGCGGGCGCCCGCGGGGCTGCGCACCTCGATCCGGTCGATCAGGCCGATCACCGGCAGCTCGTCCAGCGTGCCATAGGTGCCGTCGTTCAGGAACACATGCG encodes:
- a CDS encoding 4-(cytidine 5'-diphospho)-2-C-methyl-D-erythritol kinase, encoding MILTVPAPAKINLALHVTGRRADGYHLLDSLVTFAGVGDVVTVSPAPVVSLEITGPEGNGLGAGPDNLVLRAAAVFDPPGQGARITLDKRLPVASGIGGGSADAAAAISGLAQLWGRPLPDQGKVLALGADVPVCLHGQTCRMQGVGERLSPVPPLPPVWAVLANPRVPVATPAVFRAVTARDNPPLPETLPRLPDAAALAAWLTTRRNDLQAAAITVAPPIAATLAALSALPGALIARMSGSGATCFALFATPAQAAEAADRLHRAAPGWWVAAAALGDAASVLPAPHSL
- a CDS encoding tetratricopeptide repeat protein; this translates as MPPIRRYRLAFALAGAMVAALPGLSRAELAGAYLAARSADMAADFAPARDYLVRALAEDAANPEILDALITANVGLGDMGSAVPVARRLASLGANSQIATMVLMTDMLMREDYAQVLKDLAGADTRLLGPVVDPLLRGWAHLGAGSMGPALEEFDKLSKAQGLEVFGLYHKALALGMAGDFEGAEALFADPKNPLMSMRRAVFAHAQVLSQLDRDQAALARLDDLFGAASTDPELDALRAALQSDKPVPFEAVRNVRDGMAEVFYVLAVVFQGEAPDLQTLAHSRMAEFLRPDHVDAVLLSAATLESLDQEELAIATYDKIGPASPTRLAAVSGQVQALYKLDRKDEAIRAAEDLVRSHGQYLSTHVALGDLLRREERNTDAAEAYGRAITLVKQPDDRHWGLFYSRGIAWEQAKQWDKAEPDFRKALELQPEQPQVLNYLGYSLLDRNEKIPEALGMIERAVAQRPEDGYIIDSLAWGYFLTGRYPEAVTQMERASLLMPVDPIVTDHLGDVYWAVGRLNEARFQWHRALSFKPTDKDATRIRRKLDLGLDAVLAEEGLPALADRGKK